AGCATCGTGTGATAGCAAATGCTGTCGATCCAGCGTCCCTCGGTACTCTTCACGCCACTTTTGGCGGAGTCGCGAAAGTTTTTGGCAGCGGTCGCAAAATCGCCATCCCAGAATGCACCGAACGAGAAGAAATAGCCGTCGTGGGGGGCCGACTTCGAACGCCCCTGAGCGCATAGTGTCGGGACGATGCTCAGTGTGAGCGCGACTACAGCAGCCGCGATCAGCAGTCGCTTGCCAAGGAGCTTGCACATTTGCATCGGGTGGGTGGTTGTCGACAAGTTCATCGATGCCGCCTTCTGCCGCTGGATTCGTCGCAAGTCTCGAGAATTCAAGACCTGTAGAACATGGAGAACACCAATCGTCTGCTTCGGCCATCACGCCTGCGGCTAGCGCCGGCGCGCAAGCCTAGCGGCGATCCGTGAGAGGTCAATTGTACGGCGCGTGCTGTCGCCTCGTCCAAAAGTTTTGCTCGCCCGAGTGACGAACTTCAGCTTTAGTAGGACGAATCGCGCCAGGTGTTACGATCCGAAAGGCCCGATTTCTCGCGGATTTACATGCGATTGTGAAAATCGTAACAAGCGACCACCGAAGTAAAGATTTTTCACCGTCGATCGAGTAGTTCCGCGATATGCACCACTTCGACAGGGTGTCCCTCACGATGCAACCGTCCCCCGATGTTCATCAAACAGCCGGTGTCGGTGGAGACAACAATGTCGGCTTGCGATTGCAAGATCGCCCGCACCTTGTCGTCGACCATATTCCCGGATACTTGGGGGTAGCGAACGGCGAACGAACCACCAAAGCCGCAACACTGATCTTCATGATAGAGCGGCACCACCTTGGCACCACTCACATGCGAGACCAACGTGGGAAGTTCGTGCTGCTGTCCTAGCAATCGCAAGTGGCAGGCAAAGTGACAGGCTACTTGGCCATTGAACTTCGCGCCGACATCAGTCACTTGCAATCGATTCACTAGGAAGTCGGTTAGTTCAAACGTTTTGCTGGCGAGTGCAGCGGCTCTTGGTCCCCAAACAGCGTCGTGCTCAAAGAGGTGGGGATACTCTTTTTTCACCATCGCCGCGCAGCTGCCGCTGGGAACGACAATCGTTTCGCACTTTTCAAAAACTTCGATCGTGTGACGCGCCACTTCACGAGCCTGATCGCTATAACCGCTGTTGAACATCGGTTGGCCACAGCAAGTTTGAGCGCGTGGAAAATCGAGCGTGTGTCCCAGCCTCTTCAGCAGCTTCACGGTCGCCTCACCTGCGGCAGGTCGGAACATATCTCCGAGGCAGGTGATCATGAGCGAGAGTTTCATCGAAGTAACTTCAGCAAGTTGCCAGCGGAATAGGAGGGGCGAGAGCAGAGGGGATTAAGCAACTACACATGGTCGGGCAAATTGCCGACCTCATCGAAGGGGAGAGGACGAGGTTCAGTCAGAATTGTGAGATCGGCCCGAGTTTGTGCCTCTTCGTAGTAGACTTCGCTACACTCGAGTTCCGCGACTTCCAGCGTGTTGTGAATCCACATCAGCTTGGCATTTTCCGGCGGAGTAAGTCCAATCGTGGGGAGAGCTGCGTCGAGAATTTCTCGATCGGTCGAGTAGTCGAGCGGCAACATGGCAGCGGTAGGGTGCCCACCGGTTAAGCAATTAATCCGTGTGATTTTTTGGTCGAGTTTCTCGATGACTCGGCTGCGACAAAACTCTGAAATTCCGACGCCGGTTCCGTTGCCGTGCGTCTCTTCGGTGAGATCGCGGATGGCGATCCGCTTCACCTTGGGCCATTCATGTTCCCACGCCACGTGATCGTTGTACTTGCGGCCGATCACATTCGTGTCCATTCCCGCGCCACTGATGTTCTTGCCGATCTGGTCAACGAGCAGCAAATCACAAACGGGGAATGGCAAACGAGGAATCCAGGCCTTAGCCAGCACCAGCAGTTCTTTCTCGCGATCCTCGAAATGCTGCGGCGCAATCGCCTCGATCTTGGCTGTTTCGTCAAATGCGTTCTCGACAATCGCCACGCCAGCTGCGATTCGACATTTGGCCAGCACTTCACGCGCAACACTTCGCAAAATTTGGCCGAAGCTGTAGTTCATGATCGCGCGGTGATAGATCTTCGCGCCACTATGCTTGCCGAGACCGATCAGCATCATCTTCATCAAGCCACTCTCGATATCACCGACAAAGCCGGTGTGTGGCTTAATGCGTCCCACCACAATCACATGGTCGGCTCCAAATGCATGGCGATCGAAGTGGACCGGAAAGCCTTCAGCCGCTTGGCAGACGATCACCGTCTCCATGCTCGAGCGAATTTCACACCCGAGGAATTCTTCGGTTATGCCGTATCCCTCGATGAGTCCTCGCTGCCCCTCGGCGGTTCCTCCACCATGACTTCCCATGGCGGGGACTATGAAGGGGATCGCTCCCAAACTGCGAACATGGTCGACAATCGACTTGATGATCCATTTGATGTTGGCAATTCCGCGACTACCCGCCGTGATCGCCACCGAACTTCCCGGCTGTATGGTCTGGCCGAGCCCGAGCTTTTGGAGTTCGGCTGTAGTGGTGCCAGGCACATCCTCGATACGCGTCGCATCAAAAGCTTGACGAACCCGAAAGATGCGGGGATACGAAGAATCCATAGCGGGCCACGATTTCAAGGCATGAGCGGGGAGGTAGATGCCACAATCCCTCGCATTCTACCCGCGCAGCAAGTCGCTCGCGACCGTTTCCAGCGCTGCAGTATTACTTAAGTAGCACAGCCTATGAGAGAGGATGCGCAAGACCGTTGATAAGCTGTTTCGGTCGCAAGCCACTTAGGCTGCGAGTCGATTGGGAACCATCATCGGCGCTGTTTCGGCAGCAATCGAGGGCTCGACCTTGCGAATGGTGGTTCCGCTTGAGGTATAGAACTTCAGCACGTTCTCCTCGACAAACCAGACGGCGTGTCCCCCATCGGTGGTGAACCGACGGCCGCAGTAGTGCCCCGCGCGAATCAAAATCGATTCTTCGAACGTGTCGCCACTCTTGAGACCGAGTTGACTGAAGGTCTCGGCGACAAGCTCGCGAACTCGCTGGGTTAGGACCGCGTGGTGCATGCCTGTTTCTCAATCAACGCAAAGGGAACCGACCTGCTCCCTGGAAATGTTCCAGCTGGAGGAGGAATAACGATGCTATCGGCTGTAATGTCTCGCTAGTTCACCCCTCATCGTCAGTACCGCCAAAGTTTGCCTATCCTGCCCATGTCAAACCTGCAGGGGTGGGTAAGAGCTACGGTGTGCCGAGCGTAAGCTCTTGCGGCCAGGGCATGGAGGCCGAATCAAAGCCAGTGACAGTGCTGGCAACGCTTTCCGGGCCCCATCGCTTTAGCCGGAGATGCTGTTGCTGCGGTTCCCCCCATGCCACGCCGCTGGCAGCACAGAATGTAAGGAGAGGTGCCATGAGTAGTCATGATGACTCACAGCACGGTGAGGAAATCGACGATGTGTCGCTCACCGATATGACAGCCGACGAGGTTCAGGAGTTGCTCAGCGAGTCGGGAATCGAAGTTTCGATTGCCGAAGTGGAGCACATGATGAGCCTGATTCTGAACACTGGCTCGATTGAAGAGGCCGTGCAGTTGCTCGCTCAATTGCCTCAACAGAAGGCAGCCTAGCCGAATGATTTAAGCGGCCGAGGCTTCCAGGCAACAAGAAACGCAAAACGCGGCAAGTTACACTATGTGGTAGTAACTGCCGCGTTCTGGTTGATTGAGTGATCCACTACCAGCAGCTTACGCTGACCATGGAGTGGCGGACGAGTTTGCCCGCCAACGCTGGCGATACTTAGCCGAGGAGCTTGGCGAGCGTATCGAGAGCAGCCTTCGCCTTGGCGATGCCACCCATTTGGTCGGCCAGCTTCTTGGCGGCGATCAGCGTATCGAGCGAGCTGTCACCAGCTGCAGGACCAGCGGCGGCCTTCTTGCCCGAACCTGGCTTGCGACCACGCTTGGCCTTAGGGGCTGCGCCTGCCTTTGCGCCCTTCTTGGCATTCGACAGAATCGTGCTGACAAAAGCGGGCGAAACCTTGTGACCTTCTTTGGTCAGGGCTTCAGCGATGGCGGTTGGACCGAGCTCAGGGTGATCTGCCTTGTACTTACGAATCACTTCCGACTTGCTTGGACCAGCTGCTGCTTTTTTCGCCATGATCTCATATTCCTTACGGGTGCAATAAATACCGAGACTTCACAGAATCTCTTTGTGCAAGACCCTATCCCTGATTATGAGGATTGTCAACAGCCACAGCACGCCAAGAGCCCCCTTTAAAGGGCATTCAAAGCGATCTCAAAAGCATTTTGAAGGCGCTAATCTAAACCCTCGTGGTTGTGTTGTGCGGCAAAAAATAGTTTGGTTCAAACAACCTTTTTGCGCTCGACCGCAACATCGAAGTGACCTTTTATCGACACCTTGTTGCAGCGAGGCTGCATGTAGTCATTGCACCACATTCTAAGCATCAAGCATGAAATTGTTAGCTCACCTAGGGGGTGTGTTCGCCGCATGCTAGGTAGTGATAGCCTAGCACCTGTTGCTCGATCGGACTTCACGCCTGGTGTATTATGAAGCTAATCGCGGCTGATACCTGGGTACGTTCTACGGTTTGCCGACGACCTAATTCCGCGTTGTGCTGCGTGTCAGGAATCTGCCTTTCACGGTCCGCCGAGGAAGGCACCATGATTTTCAAGAAAAATATTGGAATTCTTTCCTGGGAGGTGTTCTGACGATGACGAATACCCCTGCGGAAATCGCGACAGGTCCTTCTCTGCCGGTGCGTCCACGACGCACTCTCCTGGGGTTTGTGCTGCGATCGATCGTGCTCCTGTTGCTTCTGGCACCTGTAGCCTATGCCGTTTACGTTGGGGCTAAGACCGCTCTCTCGCGAGGTATTCCCGCTTCGCCAAGTGGCGGCAATGGCCGCGGCACTGAGGCAGCTTTAAGGGCCCCCGCGAACGTGGTAGCGTCAGGTACGATACAACCACTCGGTGTATCAGGGCGGGGCTCCACCCAACTCGCAGAGCAAATACTCGCCAGTGTTGTGATCTTAGAAGAAGATGGGCCGAGTGGGCTCACTCCTGTTGGCTCTGGATTTGTCGTCGGCGAGCATGGCAAAATTGTAACTTCGTTACATGTCGCGGTGGAAATGACGGCGGGAGTCGCCCGTTTTCAAGATGGACGTGTATTTGAGATTGAAGGCTATTTAGGAAGCAGCAAGGTCCATGATCTGGCCATCCTGCAATTAAAAGGGGCCACGACCGGTTTGGTACCCCTGCAGCTGGCCAAGGACGAACCGGCTCCTTTGGCACCGATTTTGGCGGTCGGACATCCGCAGGGGCTGGCGTTTTCGCTTGCCGATGGAGCTGTCAGCCGGGTGATTGCTACCGAGGAGATGCCCGACGCTTCTCGCCAATGGGTAAAAACACTCACGGGAACCGATACCAAGTCGCGCTGGATTCAGCACACGGCCAAACTATCGGATGGCAACAGCGGCGGGCCTCTCGTAAATACGCAGGGCGAAGTGCTGGGGGTGAATACATGGGTCGATCGCCAAACCGGATTTGGATATGCAATTGCCTCTCGCGCAATTCATGAGCTGCTGGAAGAGGTGCGCGATAATCCACTGCCACTGGTGGAACTGGCCACGAGCGAAGCGCGGCTGCGATCGCAGCTTTGGAATGCTTCCGCGAGCCGACTCGAGCGTCTGGCGCGTGACGCCAAAACCATGCGCTACCTGCCCGAGTCGGATACGGATCGGCAGTTGCTCGGTGAACTGGCGTGGTGCATCACACTCGCCAACAACCCCGAGCAGTTTGCTAAAACCGAATCGAAGGGAGAGCAGTTTGTCGATTTAGCGCGAGCGGCTGATCGGGCTGTCGCCGATCTCAAGCGTTACAAGTGGGGAGATGGTGTGCAGCTCATTCTGGTGAATGAATGGGCTGTCTCGCAGGTCTTTCGGCCGCACGCAGGAGTCTTTGCTTTTGTCGTGGTGAGACGCATGGTCGAGGGGGCCCGTGGTGAAGCGGCCCTGATCGTCGAAATCGCCGGGTATCAGCAAGAGCTCTTATTGCCCCTGGAGTCGAAACTCGACGTCCCAAAACCCGGGACCAATTTGCTGATCATCGGGGTGAATCGCGACGGACAATCGGTACGTTATGGCGATAATCCACTTCAGCCTCGAGTGGCACCGGTGATTTATGCGCCGATCTTATTGCCACTCGAATAACGGCGAAGTTGATCGCAGCGGCGTGCGACTCGCTTCTACTAAAGATCGCTATCCCAGCAAGTAACTCTTGAGGTAGTGATTTTCACGCGAGAGTTCGTCGTGCTGAGCTTTCACAATATCGCCGATCGATATGATCCCAACGATCTGATCGCCATCAATCACCGGAAGATGCCGAATGCGATGCTCGGTCATCAGTCCCATCGCATGATGGAGTTCGTCGGAAGCGTGGCAGATATACGGATCGCGCGTCATCCGATCGGCAACAAACGTATTCTCTAAGGTGCCTCGTTTTTCGGCGGCAAAACGCAGCAGATCACGTTCGGTAATGATCCCTAGCATCGGCTGTCGATCGGCTTTGCTTTCCCGCACCACCAACGAGCCGATGTTGTAGCGAACGAGCAGTTCTACGACCCGCGCGAGGGTGTCGCCCGGCTGGCATGTGAGAACAGCAGACCCCTTCGTTTGCAAGATATCGCGTACCTGCATGGTTGGACCTCCAGCAGCAAATGGAACCATCGCTGCAAACTAGAATTGGGAGAGACGAGTCCAAAGAGAAGCTTGCGGCTCAAAGCCCGTGATTAGCGAAGAAGTTGCAGGGACTGTTTTCGCTGTTCGTTGATGGCCATGAGCAACTCGCGCGAGCATAGAGGTTGTCGCGATGGGGACGCAAATCGATTTTGAGGAATCTTGTCAGATTGTGCGACAAATGCTTGTGAAAAATGTCACAGGCCGGGGATGTTGTCGTCTTCTAAAACCCCTCATCGAGGAGTTTTTTTAGTACCGCTGCTAAGTGGTCGATTTGCGAGGCATTGTTGTAGAGGTGATGCGAAACGCGGATGAAGCGGCGTCCTTCGAATTCGACGATCGGTACTTCGATTTGCCCTACTTCGAACAGTTTGGCTTGCAGCACACGGCGATCGCCAAAGCGGATTGGCAGGTGCACCATCGAAAGATTCCAAGGCTCGCCTGCCGGAGTGATCGGGGTTCCCTCTACCAGCGGCGCAAGTTTTTCGCGAGTGTAGTGGGATAGCCGCCGCGCGTGCTCGCGAAAGGTTTCGACACCGATCTGTTTCCAAAATTCGATGGCAGCAGCGATGCCGAGCCAGCTTCCATAGTCGCGCGTTCCACCCCACAGGAATTCATCGCGCCAGGTGAGGCGATCTTCGGGGAGCAAACGTCCCCAGCTAAGCTGCGGAACACGAATGGTGGCATGCCACTGCGGCGCGACCCACAAACAGCCGCTTCCAAGCGGGGCGCACATCCATTTGTGACAGCTGGCTGTATAGTAATCGACTCCTAGTTTTTCGGGATGCACGTCGACTTGCACCAAGGCATGCGGGCCGTCGACGGCTACGGCAATCCCGCGACGTTTGGCTTCGGCGGCGATCTCGGCAATAGGAAGCGTGATCGCGGTCGCCGAAGTGATGTGGCTCACCACGAGCAGTTTGGTTTGACGGGTGGCCACGGCGAAAATCGCATCAATCACTTGCTCGATCGATTCGATTCGCGCGGGCAAGCGTGCAGGAACCAGGAGTGCCTTCTTCTCCTGGCAACGTCGCTTCCAGATCCGCTCGACAGCGCCGTATTCGTGCGTCGGCAGAATCACCTGCTGGTTTTCTTCGAGTGGAAAGGAGTCGGCGATTACATTCATGCCAGCGGTGGCATTGTCGACGAGCACCAAATTGCTGGGATTTGTTTCCAACATCTGACCGAGCGCCTCGCATGTCTGAGCATAGGCAGGCTCCAGTTGACGCGTGAAGAAATCCATTGGCTCTTCATCAAGTGCACGTTGCCAGGCATGTTTGGCGGTCAAGACAGACGCAGGCGACGGGCCAAACGATCCATGATTCAGGTACGTCACACCGGGGCGAAGATTCCAGTGAGTGGCGGCGGTATGAGTCAGCGCTGCAGTGGACACACCTAAAACTTTCCGAAGAGTCGATCCGACACAAAGTGGTCAAAAAATGTGCGAGTGAAGAGTTGTCAATCAAGGAGCACTGCGGGGAGCGATCCAAAAGGGGCGATACACGAGCCCTCGAACGCTCGATGTTTTGGCGCTACCCAGTGGCCACGATCGGCTGTCGACCGAAACGGCACTATTGTCTCCCAGTACAGCGATTTCGTCGGCGCCGAGACGAACTTCCGAATCGTTGTCGGCAAATGTCGCCGGAGGGACGATCACATTGTCGCGGCGAATGCGAACCTCGGTGAGGGTAAGCGAAACGTTTGAGGCGCCGATCGCCACGGGGTCCATTATTTTCCCACGCACTGCGATGGGATCACGATAGGGATGCTCGATGATTGGCCGGCCGTTCCAGGCAACCAGAACGCGGCGGTCGATAAGCCCGGCCAGCAGCATCCCTCCCCGCTCCAGATTCGTGGCGAGTTTTTTTTCGTAGACCAATTTAGTTCCATCAAAGAGCTGTAGCAGCTGAGTGTCGGGGGAGATCGCTACTTGGAACGTTTTCGATTCATCTCGCAGTTTGACTGCAAACGTTCCAGCGCCAGAGCTAGTCAGGTGAGCTTCGAAAAACAGATCGCGCAAACGCGTCATCAGCCGCGAACTGTCGGGGTTGTAGCTGTCGTTATCGAGCACTTCAGAAAGAGTGGTGCGAGGAGCAGGGGATTCCCACGTGGTCCATTGCTGATAGGCGAGCCACTGTACGGGCAAACGGTCGGCCGGTTTGGGACTACCGTTTTCGCGAGCCGATGTTTGGTTCTGGTCGTCGAAAACAAGCTTGCCGGGAGTGATTTTCCAGTGGTTCTCGGTAGGACGCAGCCAGCGATCGACGTTGGAGATATGCCGCGAAGGATGGTTGTGATCGTAGACAGTGGAAAGTCTCGAAGTGAGGTCGTGTCGCAGTAGGGTCGATACGCGACTTCCTTGCACGACGAGATCGCCATCGACGGCCGACCACGTTTCGCCAGGAAGCGCAGCGAGTCGCTTCACGGCGAGTTCTGGCATACCGGGCTGTGATAGGCCGATGACATCGCCTCTTCGAAGCGAGCCGATGAGAAGTGGCCAGCGATCCATCACCACCACGTCCCCCGCGAGGCGTTCGGCTTCTTCGAGTTTAACCTCGCGATAACCGCAATTCGGGCAGACGATGCGCGGTGCTCGTGCGGCACCATCGGCATCGACGCGAAACTCGAATAGACAATCGTCGCATGTCAGATGGTAGTGAGCGCCGAGAAGCGTGGGAGCCATGGATGGCCCTTCGATCCGAATCGTGCGAAAGACACCATCGATAAACCACAGCCGCACAAGCATGAGGAGAAGCACGAGCGTCGCAACCGTGGCGACAGAAATCCGCGCAATGCGAGTGAATTGAGCTTCGCTGACGCGTGGCAATCGCTTGGATCGTTTCGGCACGCTGAGGGGGGGCGAAACTTCAGCGGTGATCGTCAGTTCTTCGGGCGTTGCCAAGTGGGATGCTCGTTCGTGGTGGCGTCGGTGAGGTGGCGTGGAACTTGATTTAATGGATCGTTGAAGTCACTTTAGTCTACTATCGACTGCGGAAGACAAAAAAGACTGCCGCGCACATGCAGAGACCGGCCCATAAAAAGTCGAGGTTGAGTCGCTGATTCATGTAGTAGATCGAGAAGGGAACAAAGACGGCAAGCGTGATGACTTCCTGCATGATTTTCAGCTGAGCGACAGAGAGATGAGCATCGTTGGCACCGATGCGATTGGCCGGGACCTGCAGCACGTACTCAAAAAAAGCGATTCCCCAACTCGTCAGGATGGCGATCAGCAGCGGTGCTTGCGACGCATGAACGGCCCCCTCTTCGGCCGTCTTTCGACCGAGATGACCGTACCAGGCATAGGTCATAAATGCGTTGGAGGCGATCAGAAGCAGAATTGTTTGAACAACCGGGGGAAGACCCATATCTGAAGAATCCTAGGAGAAAACGCTCGCGCTGGGGGGCAAACAAGCTTTGACTAACTGCTCGAGCCATGCTGCTGAGTCTCTCGCGCGGCCCTAAGTTCGCAAGAGGGGAAGGGGATCCGTAGCCAGAATTCCCGAAAACGGAAAGAACAGCCCCGCTGTGAAACGGACGAACTAAACTAAAGAGGCAGATCTACTTGGTGAGGGCGAAAAACGTTTTGGGGCTTCTGGAGTCGGCTTGTGCCTGAGGTTCGAACATTCGCAATGCTGCTGCTAATCGCGATGCTTGATTGCACGCTGTGGCCGTCGTCTGTGTGCGGCGAAGATCGCGCGGCTGTCGAGCATTTTCGTCGATCCGTGGCGCCGGTGCTCGTCGAGCTTTGTACGCAGTGCCATAACCCGCGCGATCAGTTTGCGGGGCTCGATTTAACGACGCGCGAGAGAACCCTTGCTGGCGGTGATGCGGGGGCTGTGCTCGAACTGGGGCGCCCGGAGCGCAGCTTGCTGTTATCGCGTATTGCCGATGGGAGCATGCCGCCGGAAGAGGATGGGCGCCGACTCTCGGAGCTTGAAGTCGAGGCGTTTCGAGTTTGGATTCGGGACGGACTCGCTTTTGATGAGCGTGCGATAAGTGGCACAGCTTCGCCGAATGCTACTCAGCCCGCTGTACCTGGGTACGCAGCATGCTCGTGGCAATGGCAGAGAAGACCGGTTCCATCGCTTCGAACTCGCGGCTTTCGCCTTGGTAGTGCCACACGAGGGTCATCGACGGGGTGCGCATCGCCCGGATCTTGGCTTCGACGAGCAGATCGAGGTAGAAAAAGCAGATGTCGACCCCGGTGAGCCTGGCGTCGACGAATTCTTCCTTCGATTCGAGCACTTCGAGATCGGGAAACTCCTCACGCAGGCTATCGACGTGGAAGTCGATCAGTTCCAGGATCTTATAATTGGCCGGGTAGGCGGTGAGTGTCCAAAAGCTGGTGTTGGGGCTCTGCAGCGTGACGGTCCGGGGCCAGTCGTCGGTCATTTCTTCGGTGATGGTCCACCCTTCGGGGTACATCAGCTCGACACCAAATTGCTTATAGACCAACGGCATGAGAGCAAACCTTCTCGGCAGGGAATGAGCTAGCAGGCTCGCGGGAGAGGGAGTGCTAGCTAAGAAACTCGATCGACTCTTGCACCGTACCGCGCCAGGTCGAGGTTCGGAAGCGGGGTGAGATGGGCGAACGCGGGTGTGTTCGAAGCTGCTAGCAGTTGCGCGTGAGAAAGTTGCCGTTGGCACCCAGCGTTAGAAAAGGTATAGCCCGCCTGAATTCTTGCGCAACAGCCAATTTCGGCAGCTGCTGAAGGTTGTCGCGAGAACCTGTTGCGACTCGGCAGCGTAAACGACGATAAGTGGCTCTGAGGCCACTGTTTTGGAGTGGTATCGCAGCCTGGCAAGATGCCTTGGCACGTGGCTCGGGAAGGAACCGATTGCGAGTGACGCTAGCACGCACCGACTGGACGACGATCGCTCCGCTTGCTTGTCAGGCCGGATCGTGGTGCGCTCGCTGCGGGCTGCTTGTGACGCTGATCGCCGTGATCTGTTGTTCGAGTGGTTGCCGAGCGCTACGTTGCCGTCAGCCCGATGAACAAATCTCGGCGGCTCGCGAGCTTTCGATTCGTGGTACCGACGCCCAGCGACGGGGCCAATGGGATCGGGCCGAGCAGTTTTATGCATCAGCCGTACAGCAGTGTCCGGCCGACGAACGTGCACGCTGCGGTCTTGCCGAATCGCTTTGGCAGCGGGGCAACCGCGAGCAAGCGGTGGCTCACATGGAGCAGGCTGTCAGGTTGAGTGGCAGCGACCCGCTCCGCCGCATTCAATTGGGGCAGATGTATCTTTCGGTAGGGCAGTTGCCTCGCGCGCTCGAGCAAGCCGACCTGGCGATCGAGGCGAATGGTTCACTGGCAGCCGCCTGGGCTCTGCGAGGCGACGTCTTTAAGCAAGAAGCTCGCTACAACGAGGCCCTCGCGTCGTATCATCGAGCCTTGGCGCATCAGGCCCACTATCCCGATGTGCAGTTGGCGGTGGCTGATGTCTACCAAAAGCAGGATCGACAGCTGCGGGCTCTTTCCACGGTACAGCAGCTTGCCGATCAATACCCACCGGGACAAACACCACCGCTGGTGCTATACCGGGAAGCCTTAGTCCTGAAGGACCTGAAACGCTACACCGATGCGGCCAATTCGCTTCTAGCGGCGAGCCGTCAGGACCCCCAGAGTGCCGAGTTGCTGTTTGAGCTTTCGCGTGTGCAAATGCTTGCAGGCGACCCTGCGAGTGCGCGGCTCTCGGTGCAAGCGGCATTGGCCCGCGATCCAAGTCATACCGCTTCACAAGCGATGTTTGCCGAGCTTGGAACGGCCGCCGATCGCGTTTCGACAGCCAGCTACCGAACCCAGCCGTAATCGAATTTGGCGAATCGTAGCGGATTCTCTTGACGGCGCAACACAGCCGGGTGACGATAAGAGTCTACGCATTTTCCGCTGCTTCAGGGGCCTTTGGTGGCGGTCAGGCGTAGGTTAAGGAAGTCGTCCCATGGAGTCTTTTTGGACGCGCCGAGTCGCACGTTACTTCGCTTCCCTCGCGCTGCTGATAGCAGCAGCCACAAGTTCGGCGGCTGATCCCGCCAGCGATCTGGAAGCCCATCTGGCAGCGGGCGAGTTTGCCCCGGCACGAGCATTAGCCAGCGCTAGTGATGGCGATGTGCGCGATGCTATGCTTGCCAAAATTGCCGCCGCACAGGTGGCGGCTGGTGCCAGGATTGCCGCAGCTGAAACCACCTTCGACATTGCCAGCGATTCGATGCGAAACGCGGCTTGGTCGCAGATCGCAAATGCTCGCTTCTCTCCTGGTGCAACGGCCCCCGGAGCTCGAGGTGGTGGAGCTCAGGCCGATTTCGATCCCTTAATCGAGCTCATTACCTCAACGATCTCCCCCACGAGCTGGGATGAAGTTGGTGGTCCCGGTTCGATCGATGGTTTTGCCGGCGGTGTTTATGTCGACCCGGCTGGGCTGATGAAACGAGTCGACGAATCCGCATCTCGCTCGCTGGCGATGGTACGTCGCGATGCTGCCACTGGCTCGAAGGCCGAACGAACAGCGGGCGATCCCCGCCGCGAATCCATTTTGCGTATGGTGTCGATCACACGACTCGAACGCGAAATCGCAATGCGACTTTCGCTCGGACAGCCGCTCGACGAATCGATGCGCACCCTCGCCGGAATGCGCCGTGTAAAGTACCTGCTCGTCTACCCTGAAACTGGCGATATCGTTCTCGCCGGACCGGCTGGTGATTGGCGTAGCGATGTCGAATCGCGGATGGTCTCCACCACCACCGGCGAGCCGATTGTGATGCTCGACGATTTTGTCGTTCTCCTTCGTCACGCACTTTCTAAAGAAGGTGTGTTTGGTTGCTCGATTACTCCGCGCCGAGAAGGTCTCGAGTCGATTCAGCAGACGATGACCAAGTGGTCGGCCAATCCTCTGAAGAACGCTCGAGAGCGGGAAAAGTGGCTCGGCGATCTTCGTAGTTCACTCGGCAAACAAGATGTCACCGTCTACGGAATTGATCCCCGTACCCAGGTGGCGCGTCTGC
This window of the Pirellula staleyi DSM 6068 genome carries:
- a CDS encoding S26 family signal peptidase, translating into MATPEELTITAEVSPPLSVPKRSKRLPRVSEAQFTRIARISVATVATLVLLLMLVRLWFIDGVFRTIRIEGPSMAPTLLGAHYHLTCDDCLFEFRVDADGAARAPRIVCPNCGYREVKLEEAERLAGDVVVMDRWPLLIGSLRRGDVIGLSQPGMPELAVKRLAALPGETWSAVDGDLVVQGSRVSTLLRHDLTSRLSTVYDHNHPSRHISNVDRWLRPTENHWKITPGKLVFDDQNQTSARENGSPKPADRLPVQWLAYQQWTTWESPAPRTTLSEVLDNDSYNPDSSRLMTRLRDLFFEAHLTSSGAGTFAVKLRDESKTFQVAISPDTQLLQLFDGTKLVYEKKLATNLERGGMLLAGLIDRRVLVAWNGRPIIEHPYRDPIAVRGKIMDPVAIGASNVSLTLTEVRIRRDNVIVPPATFADNDSEVRLGADEIAVLGDNSAVSVDSRSWPLGSAKTSSVRGLVYRPFWIAPRSAP
- a CDS encoding DMT family protein, with amino-acid sequence MGLPPVVQTILLLIASNAFMTYAWYGHLGRKTAEEGAVHASQAPLLIAILTSWGIAFFEYVLQVPANRIGANDAHLSVAQLKIMQEVITLAVFVPFSIYYMNQRLNLDFLWAGLCMCAAVFFVFRSR
- a CDS encoding tetratricopeptide repeat protein, whose translation is MTLARTDWTTIAPLACQAGSWCARCGLLVTLIAVICCSSGCRALRCRQPDEQISAARELSIRGTDAQRRGQWDRAEQFYASAVQQCPADERARCGLAESLWQRGNREQAVAHMEQAVRLSGSDPLRRIQLGQMYLSVGQLPRALEQADLAIEANGSLAAAWALRGDVFKQEARYNEALASYHRALAHQAHYPDVQLAVADVYQKQDRQLRALSTVQQLADQYPPGQTPPLVLYREALVLKDLKRYTDAANSLLAASRQDPQSAELLFELSRVQMLAGDPASARLSVQAALARDPSHTASQAMFAELGTAADRVSTASYRTQP
- a CDS encoding DUF1598 domain-containing protein translates to MESFWTRRVARYFASLALLIAAATSSAADPASDLEAHLAAGEFAPARALASASDGDVRDAMLAKIAAAQVAAGARIAAAETTFDIASDSMRNAAWSQIANARFSPGATAPGARGGGAQADFDPLIELITSTISPTSWDEVGGPGSIDGFAGGVYVDPAGLMKRVDESASRSLAMVRRDAATGSKAERTAGDPRRESILRMVSITRLEREIAMRLSLGQPLDESMRTLAGMRRVKYLLVYPETGDIVLAGPAGDWRSDVESRMVSTTTGEPIVMLDDFVVLLRHALSKEGVFGCSITPRREGLESIQQTMTKWSANPLKNAREREKWLGDLRSSLGKQDVTVYGIDPRTQVARLLVEADYRMKLVGMGLEPGVLGVESYLSSIELGPGEAPPPMSVLRWYFTLHHDAVVATEARDAFALKGSSVQVLSENELLTLKGERVHTGKSEELNTRFARSFTKQFDALAAKYPAYAHLRNVFDLTVMSTVIDSHNLPELVAWQPTVFAPGGAYEPEISVAPKEVDSIINYRVLNAKHVVAGVSGGVTVDPRKLATPKAVETDTYGLISADRSQNEPRALSRHQWWWD